From a single Pseudalkalibacillus hwajinpoensis genomic region:
- a CDS encoding electron transfer flavoprotein subunit beta/FixA family protein — translation MNIYVIMKRTFDTEEKIVIENGKISEEGVEFIINPYDEYAIEEAIQLRDDHGGEVTVVSIGDEEVEKELRTALAMGADKAVLINNEELDDSDQYTTTALLASYFEDKEYDIILGGNVSNDNSTGQIGPRLAEKLGIAYVTTITKLDIDGMTVTMERDVEGDMEVVEAQLPLLVTAQQGLNEPRYPSLPGIMKAKKKPLEEIDYDDLDVNDDEIVAKTETVERYLPPKKEAGKVLEGEIGDQVEELVKLLRQEAKVI, via the coding sequence ATGAATATTTATGTAATCATGAAGAGAACTTTTGATACAGAGGAAAAAATCGTTATCGAAAACGGGAAAATCAGTGAAGAAGGTGTCGAGTTCATCATTAACCCTTATGATGAGTACGCGATTGAAGAAGCGATTCAGCTTCGCGACGACCATGGTGGCGAAGTAACGGTAGTTAGTATTGGTGATGAAGAGGTTGAAAAAGAACTAAGAACAGCCCTCGCAATGGGAGCAGATAAAGCTGTCCTAATCAATAATGAAGAGCTCGATGATAGTGATCAGTATACAACAACTGCACTTCTTGCATCTTATTTCGAGGATAAAGAATACGATATTATCCTTGGGGGAAATGTATCCAACGATAACAGTACTGGGCAAATTGGACCACGCCTTGCAGAGAAACTTGGAATCGCTTACGTGACGACGATTACAAAACTTGATATTGATGGAATGACAGTGACAATGGAGCGAGATGTTGAAGGGGACATGGAAGTTGTTGAAGCTCAGCTTCCACTACTCGTTACAGCACAGCAGGGTCTTAATGAACCGCGTTATCCGTCGCTTCCAGGAATCATGAAGGCAAAGAAGAAGCCATTAGAAGAAATTGACTATGATGATCTTGACGTAAATGACGACGAAATTGTGGCAAAAACAGAGACAGTTGAGCGTTATTTACCACCTAAGAAGGAAGCTGGGAAAGTTCTAGAGGGTGAAATTGGGGATCAAGTAGAAGAACTAGTAAAGTTGCTTCGTCAGGAAGCGAAAGTTATATAG
- a CDS encoding electron transfer flavoprotein subunit alpha/FixB family protein — protein MAKKVLVFAETRDNELRNVSFEAIGAGKEIAAGGEVIVAIAGDSVSAFTDHLFHYGADRVIKIEHEKLKNYTSDGYGQAFMQVVESVDPDAILMPHTSMGKDLAPRLASKLDAGLVSDATGLEIDGDEVIFTRPIYSGKAFEKKKVKEGVILATIRPNNIAALEKDESRSGEVYEESVDIKDLRTIVKEVVRKSTSGVDLSEAKIIVAGGRGVKSEEGFEPLQELADLLGAAVGASRGACDADYCDYSLQIGQTGKVVTPDLYIACGISGAIQHLAGMSNSKVIVAINKDPEASIFNVADYGIVGDLFEVVPLLTQEFKKVLQTN, from the coding sequence ATGGCTAAAAAAGTTCTCGTATTCGCAGAAACTCGTGATAATGAATTACGAAATGTATCATTTGAAGCAATCGGTGCTGGTAAAGAAATCGCAGCGGGCGGTGAAGTTATCGTCGCAATAGCAGGAGATAGTGTGAGTGCTTTTACGGATCACCTATTCCACTATGGAGCCGACCGTGTGATAAAAATTGAACATGAAAAGTTGAAAAACTATACAAGTGATGGATATGGACAGGCATTTATGCAGGTTGTTGAGTCTGTTGATCCAGATGCAATCCTCATGCCTCACACGTCGATGGGGAAAGATCTGGCTCCAAGGCTTGCTAGTAAGCTTGATGCAGGGCTTGTTTCAGATGCAACTGGTCTTGAGATTGATGGTGATGAAGTGATTTTCACACGACCAATCTATTCTGGTAAAGCGTTTGAGAAGAAGAAGGTTAAAGAAGGTGTTATTCTGGCAACAATTCGTCCAAATAATATCGCTGCGCTTGAGAAAGATGAGTCTCGATCCGGTGAGGTATATGAAGAAAGTGTCGACATCAAAGACCTCCGTACGATTGTGAAAGAAGTTGTGCGTAAATCAACTTCAGGAGTGGATCTTTCCGAGGCAAAAATCATTGTTGCAGGTGGACGCGGCGTTAAAAGTGAAGAGGGATTTGAACCTCTTCAAGAGCTTGCTGATCTTTTAGGCGCTGCTGTAGGCGCTTCTCGCGGCGCATGTGATGCTGACTACTGTGATTATTCCCTACAAATTGGGCAAACCGGGAAAGTTGTAACACCGGATCTTTATATTGCCTGTGGGATATCTGGTGCAATTCAGCATTTAGCAGGAATGTCAAACTCCAAAGTCATTGTAGCTATCAATAAAGATCCTGAAGCAAGTATCTTTAATGTTGCTGACTATGGAATTGTTGGGGATCTTTTTGAAGTCGTGCCCCTTCTAACTCAAGAATTCAAGAAAGTGCTTCAAACAAACTAA
- the trxA gene encoding thioredoxin produces the protein MAIVHATDQSFNEETSEGLVLADFWAPWCGPCKMIAPVLEELDAEMADVKVVKLDVDENQETASKFGVMSIPTLLVFKNGEVVDQVVGFQPKEALAQTLSKHQ, from the coding sequence ATGGCTATCGTACACGCAACAGATCAAAGTTTCAATGAAGAAACAAGTGAAGGTTTAGTTCTTGCTGACTTCTGGGCACCATGGTGTGGCCCTTGTAAAATGATTGCGCCTGTTCTTGAAGAACTTGACGCTGAAATGGCTGACGTAAAAGTTGTAAAGCTTGATGTTGATGAAAATCAGGAAACAGCAAGCAAGTTTGGTGTAATGAGCATTCCAACACTTCTAGTGTTTAAGAACGGGGAAGTTGTTGACCAGGTTGTTGGTTTCCAACCAAAAGAAGCTCTAGCACAAACGCTTTCTAAACATCAGTAA
- the uvrC gene encoding excinuclease ABC subunit UvrC, with product MEQHLKNKLAILPDQPGCYLMKDRQGTIIYVGKAKVLKNRVRSYFSGSHDGKTQRLVGEIRDFEYIVTSTNLEALILELNLIKKHDPKYNVMLKDDKSYPYIKITSEEHPRLITTRKIKKDKGKYFGPYPNAYAASATKKLLDRLYPLRKCRKMPDRVCLYYHIGQCLAPCVKDVSEEQNKEMIEGITRFLNGGHQEVKEDLEHKMGIASENMDFERAKEYRDLMFHIDKVMEVQKIQTNDGIDRDIFGYSFDKGWMCVQVFFVRQGKLIERDVSLFPFYNEAEEDFLTYIGQFYLQKNHPKPKEILLPHEVNAEMVGELLQTPVLQPKRGKKKELVELTMKNASIALNEKFSLIERDENRTIDAVENLGEKLGIDAPLRIEAFDNSNIQGTNPVSAMVVFLDGKAKKNEYRKYKIKTVEGPNDVGSMKEVVRRRYSRMLKESGPLPDLIIIDGGIAQIQAAKDVLENELGLDIPVCSLTKDEKHKTSHLLIGDPPIGVYLPRNSQEFYLLQRIQDEVHRFAITFHRQLRGKSMLKSSLDDIPGIGEKRKKKLLNHFGSIKKMKEASVNDLQEAGLPKSVAEELVVRFENQTN from the coding sequence ATGGAACAACATCTTAAAAACAAGCTAGCCATCCTTCCCGATCAACCCGGGTGCTACTTAATGAAAGATCGCCAGGGAACGATTATTTATGTAGGAAAGGCTAAAGTGTTAAAAAATAGAGTACGTTCATATTTTAGTGGATCACACGATGGAAAAACACAGCGCCTCGTAGGTGAAATTCGTGATTTTGAATACATCGTAACATCCACTAATTTAGAGGCACTTATTCTCGAGCTAAACTTAATTAAAAAACATGATCCAAAATATAACGTTATGCTTAAGGATGATAAAAGCTATCCTTATATAAAAATTACTTCAGAAGAACACCCCCGGCTAATTACAACTCGAAAGATTAAGAAAGATAAAGGGAAATACTTTGGTCCTTATCCTAATGCCTATGCTGCAAGTGCTACGAAAAAGTTACTTGATCGACTTTACCCATTACGAAAATGCAGAAAGATGCCCGATCGTGTCTGTCTTTATTACCATATCGGTCAATGCCTTGCCCCGTGCGTGAAAGACGTTTCTGAAGAACAGAATAAGGAAATGATTGAAGGAATTACGCGCTTTTTAAATGGTGGCCATCAGGAAGTAAAGGAGGATCTGGAGCACAAAATGGGTATCGCTTCTGAAAATATGGACTTTGAGCGAGCGAAAGAATACCGTGATCTGATGTTTCATATTGATAAAGTGATGGAAGTACAGAAGATCCAAACAAATGATGGAATTGATCGAGATATTTTTGGATACAGCTTTGATAAGGGCTGGATGTGCGTTCAGGTCTTTTTCGTGAGGCAGGGGAAGCTGATTGAGCGGGATGTGTCGCTTTTCCCATTTTATAATGAAGCTGAAGAAGATTTCCTAACGTACATTGGACAGTTCTATCTTCAAAAGAACCATCCAAAGCCAAAGGAAATACTTTTGCCACATGAAGTGAATGCTGAAATGGTTGGAGAGCTTCTTCAAACACCAGTACTTCAGCCTAAGCGTGGGAAAAAGAAAGAACTTGTGGAACTGACAATGAAAAATGCATCGATTGCGTTAAATGAAAAGTTCTCATTAATTGAGCGTGATGAAAATCGAACCATTGATGCTGTTGAAAACCTGGGGGAAAAACTCGGAATTGATGCACCACTTCGCATTGAAGCATTTGATAACTCTAATATTCAGGGAACAAACCCGGTTTCTGCTATGGTTGTATTTTTGGACGGTAAAGCAAAGAAAAACGAGTATAGAAAGTACAAAATCAAAACGGTTGAAGGTCCTAATGATGTTGGTTCAATGAAAGAGGTCGTTCGGAGAAGGTATTCAAGAATGTTAAAAGAGAGCGGTCCACTTCCTGATTTGATTATAATTGATGGAGGAATTGCTCAAATACAGGCTGCGAAAGATGTGCTTGAGAATGAGCTTGGGCTTGATATCCCGGTGTGTTCTTTAACAAAAGATGAGAAGCATAAAACATCTCACCTTCTCATTGGCGATCCCCCCATAGGTGTCTATCTTCCAAGAAACAGTCAGGAATTTTATCTTCTGCAACGCATTCAGGATGAAGTCCATCGATTTGCCATTACGTTTCATCGTCAGCTTCGCGGAAAATCGATGTTAAAATCAAGCCTTGATGATATCCCGGGGATTGGTGAGAAACGTAAAAAGAAGCTTCTCAATCATTTCGGATCGATTAAGAAGATGAAGGAAGCAAGCGTAAATGATCTACAGGAAGCTGGTTTACCAAAAAGTGTAGCAGAGGAATTAGTAGTACGGTTTGAAAATCAAACGAACTAA
- a CDS encoding aspartate kinase, with protein sequence MGLRVLKFGGTSVGDVEKIKNVSRRLIDAVNAGDEVVAVVSAMGKTTDELVGLTKGITAKPSSRELDMLLTTGEQVTTALLSMALNDAGYDAISLTGWQAGIKTEALHGNARILDIEAERMNKHLAEGKIVIVAGFQGLTETDDIATLGRGGSDTTAVAIAAALQADRCEIYTDVNGVYTTDPRYVKAARKLSTISYDEMLELANLGAGVLHPRAVEFAKNYNILLEVRSSFTDEPGTLIEEVVSMEQNLVVRGLAFESNVTKITISGLPNEITTLPSLFSSLAANGINVDIIIQSTNEKNTTSISFSIETAFLELTLDVLRRIKVKLPYENIFHESNLAKVSIVGSGMISNPGVAAQMFEVLADHGIEMKMVSTSEIKVSTIVPEEKMIYAIESLHDQFQLDERTPVKQM encoded by the coding sequence GTGGGACTACGTGTATTGAAATTCGGAGGTACGTCTGTTGGCGATGTAGAGAAAATTAAAAATGTTTCGCGAAGACTGATTGATGCTGTAAATGCAGGTGATGAAGTAGTAGCCGTCGTATCTGCTATGGGGAAAACAACTGATGAACTTGTTGGATTAACGAAAGGAATCACAGCTAAACCGTCTTCTCGGGAACTTGACATGCTTCTTACAACAGGGGAACAGGTGACAACAGCACTGCTTTCAATGGCCCTAAATGATGCTGGTTATGATGCGATATCATTAACAGGCTGGCAGGCTGGAATTAAAACAGAAGCGCTTCACGGTAATGCAAGAATCCTTGATATTGAGGCAGAACGAATGAATAAGCACCTTGCAGAAGGTAAGATTGTCATTGTTGCAGGATTTCAGGGACTTACCGAAACAGATGATATTGCAACGCTCGGAAGAGGTGGGTCAGATACAACGGCTGTTGCTATCGCCGCAGCCCTTCAAGCAGATCGCTGTGAAATCTATACAGATGTTAATGGGGTCTACACAACGGACCCACGCTACGTAAAAGCAGCTAGAAAACTTTCTACGATTTCATATGATGAAATGCTTGAACTTGCAAATCTTGGAGCTGGTGTATTACACCCGAGAGCTGTTGAATTTGCCAAGAATTACAACATTTTGCTTGAGGTACGCTCAAGCTTTACGGATGAACCAGGTACGTTAATCGAGGAGGTTGTATCAATGGAACAAAATTTAGTGGTAAGAGGTCTGGCATTTGAAAGTAACGTTACGAAAATTACCATTTCGGGACTTCCAAATGAAATTACAACGCTTCCTTCGCTGTTTTCTTCACTCGCAGCGAATGGCATAAATGTCGATATTATTATCCAGAGTACGAATGAAAAGAATACAACAAGTATTTCGTTTTCAATTGAAACAGCTTTTCTTGAACTGACTCTTGATGTTCTTCGTCGCATTAAAGTTAAATTACCGTATGAAAATATTTTCCATGAATCTAATCTGGCAAAGGTATCGATTGTTGGTTCTGGAATGATTTCAAATCCAGGTGTAGCAGCGCAAATGTTTGAAGTTCTTGCAGATCATGGAATTGAAATGAAAATGGTTAGCACTTCTGAAATCAAAGTTTCAACCATCGTACCTGAAGAAAAAATGATTTATGCAATTGAATCACTTCACGATCAATTTCAGCTTGATGAGAGAACACCGGTAAAGCAAATGTAA
- a CDS encoding YslB family protein, which yields MFKKRTDTIDYSHEIETTAFGYEFYREILLPELLGTEQAAVLYWTGKEMARKFPLSSKEEIEQFFMNAGWGKLEAQQEKKNEMTYSLQSPLIDERMKTSRTGCYQLEAGFLAEQFQNMLRCITEAYETDKKNDVQFTVKWDLKDKIE from the coding sequence ATGTTTAAGAAGCGTACAGACACAATTGATTATAGTCATGAAATCGAAACAACAGCGTTCGGCTATGAATTTTATAGAGAGATTCTACTGCCAGAACTTCTTGGTACCGAACAGGCCGCTGTCCTTTATTGGACCGGAAAAGAAATGGCCAGAAAGTTTCCGCTTTCTTCAAAAGAAGAAATTGAGCAATTTTTCATGAATGCAGGATGGGGAAAGTTAGAAGCTCAACAAGAAAAGAAAAACGAAATGACTTACTCGCTCCAGTCTCCATTAATTGATGAACGCATGAAAACAAGTCGAACAGGTTGTTATCAGCTTGAAGCCGGCTTTTTAGCAGAACAGTTTCAAAATATGCTGCGTTGCATCACTGAAGCCTATGAAACTGACAAAAAGAACGATGTGCAGTTCACCGTTAAATGGGACTTAAAAGATAAAATCGAGTAA
- a CDS encoding succinate dehydrogenase cytochrome b558 subunit: MAASRDFVSRKLHSLLGVIPLGLYVTQHLTVNYFATRGPEAFNDAAHFMESLPYRYLLEIFVIFLPLLFHAIYGVYIAFQSKNNVSSYSYLRNWMFYLQRISGVIVLIFVTWHVWQTRIQAAMGAEVNFQMMTDILSNPGMMIFYIIGVVGTVFHFANGLWSFFVSWGFTVTPKSQRAMTYVTMVIFLALSVVGIRALFAFV, from the coding sequence ATGGCCGCAAGTCGAGACTTTGTAAGCCGAAAATTGCATTCGCTTCTTGGAGTAATACCACTCGGACTCTATGTTACGCAACATCTTACAGTAAACTATTTTGCAACAAGAGGCCCCGAGGCATTTAATGACGCAGCACATTTTATGGAGAGCCTCCCTTATCGGTATCTTCTTGAGATCTTTGTCATTTTCTTACCGCTCTTATTCCATGCGATATACGGTGTATATATCGCGTTTCAATCCAAAAATAACGTAAGCAGCTATAGCTATTTACGAAACTGGATGTTTTATTTACAGCGGATTTCTGGTGTGATCGTGCTTATTTTTGTCACCTGGCACGTATGGCAGACAAGGATACAGGCTGCAATGGGAGCAGAAGTTAACTTCCAGATGATGACTGATATTCTATCTAATCCAGGAATGATGATCTTTTACATCATTGGTGTCGTTGGTACGGTCTTCCATTTTGCGAATGGCTTATGGTCATTCTTCGTAAGCTGGGGCTTTACAGTAACACCGAAATCACAGCGTGCAATGACTTATGTGACAATGGTGATTTTCCTTGCCCTTTCAGTCGTTGGTATTCGCGCACTATTCGCATTTGTATAA